The Streptomyces sp. NBC_01775 genome includes a region encoding these proteins:
- the pdxT gene encoding pyridoxal 5'-phosphate synthase glutaminase subunit PdxT, protein MSEPTIGVLALQGDVREHLAALKGSGAEPVQVRRPEELEAVDGLVIPGGESTTISKLAVAFGLMDPLRARVQAGMPAYGSCAGMIMLADKILDPRSGQETIGGIDMIVRRNAFGRQNESFEASLPVDGVEGGPVEGVFIRAPWVESTGAATRTLAAYDGHAVAVRQGNLLATSFHPELTGDHRVHGLFTAMVRSAR, encoded by the coding sequence GTGTCTGAGCCCACCATCGGCGTGCTCGCCCTCCAGGGCGACGTCCGCGAACACCTGGCAGCCCTCAAGGGCTCGGGAGCGGAGCCCGTACAGGTGCGCCGCCCGGAAGAGCTCGAGGCGGTCGACGGCCTCGTCATCCCGGGCGGTGAGTCGACGACGATCAGCAAGCTGGCCGTTGCCTTCGGCCTGATGGACCCCCTCCGCGCCCGCGTACAGGCAGGCATGCCCGCCTACGGCTCGTGCGCGGGCATGATCATGCTCGCCGACAAGATCCTCGACCCCCGCTCCGGCCAGGAGACGATCGGCGGGATCGACATGATCGTGCGGCGTAACGCCTTCGGGCGGCAGAACGAGTCCTTCGAGGCGTCCCTCCCCGTGGACGGCGTGGAGGGCGGCCCGGTGGAGGGCGTCTTCATCCGCGCCCCGTGGGTGGAGTCGACCGGGGCGGCGACGCGGACACTGGCCGCCTACGACGGCCACGCGGTCGCCGTGCGGCAGGGCAACCTGCTCGCCACCTCCTTCCACCCCGAGCTGACCGGCGACCACAGGGTGCACGGACTGTTCACCGCGATGGTGCGGTCAGCACGCTGA